The genomic region TGTATTTAAGTTTTTTTCAGCACTCAACGTCCAATTAGATAATTTATCGTTAATATACTGTTCAAATGCCTTTTTTAGTGCTGCATTAAAAGCATCACGTTTGTTTTTACTCAAAAAATCAAATAGTTTTAAATCTAGTCGATCGCGTGGAAAATCAGTTTCAAAAGTATTGCCTAAATTTAAGATATAGTTACGAAATGAATCGGCAATTCCTTTCGCTTGGATATCTCTCATACTGCGAATTTCTTGTTGAAAGCGATCGCGAATGCCAGTTAACTTTTTAAATTCCGGTTCTACAGAATTAATTTTGCGCTTTAATCGATCGACATCTTGCGCTAATAAAGGAATACGACGCTCGATCGCTTCGTGAGTGCGAGTATAAGCTTGACACGCTATAGTTCTTGCTTGTCGCAGTTGCGCGATCGCTCTTTCTTTGGTAAGAAATGTATTTAACGAACCTAAAAATTCGGGAAAACCAGTTCCTTCTAACCGAGCTTCCGGCTCATTTAAACCGGGGCTATCAATAATTTCTATTCCTTTTTCTAATAAAGGTAAAGGATATTCGACTACCGCATAGCTGACGTTAGGAAATGCCTGTCGATCGTCTTGTTCTAACTGCTTTGCTTCTGAAGGATCGAGCGTATAAGTTTGTATAAATTGCTGAAAATCTAATTGTTCGGATTTTGTGTCGTCGTTAAAATAAACTGTAACTTTCTTCTCCTTACCATACCGTAAAATTGTTAAAACAGCCGTACATGAATTGATGTTACTAGATAATAAGTTTTCACCAAGCAAAGCATTCAAGAAAGTACTTTTATCTTGCTTCATATTTTCTAAAACTAAAAATCGAAATACTCCTTGGCGTAAATTATTTTCTACCGCTTTCATGTCTTCTAAATGGCTATTTAAACCAAGTCCACCAGAAGAAATTTTTCCTTCTAGTTCTGCTAGTTCAATCGTTTCCGCCATCTGTTCCAGATAGTTAGCAACTTCTACCCTCACTTGAGCAACTCGTTCTAAATCTTTAAGAAAATTTTCGGTTTCTACTTTGTAATTCATGCTGTTTCGCCTATGTAAAGGAACGATCTTGTCCGTAAGAGTAAATTCTGTACAACCATAACCTTGAGATTCCTACAATGCCCATAGCAAAACTAGGGAAATTTAGCTAATTTTCCCGTGGTTGGTGGCGATCGCGAAGATGATGAGATGGTAAAAATACTGGTTTATAGTAAGTTATGACGAGTCAGCGTTTGTATCACTTAGGTTTTGGGCGAGACGACTTGGGTGCTGTACCCCCTACAATAGCGCTGTTGTCAGGAGATCCCGAACGATCGCATTTCATCGCCAAAACCTATTTACAGGGCGATCGCTTGTTATCGACAAATCGCGGTTTAAATAGTTATATCGGCAATTTAGCGAATGGGCGATCGCTTTTAGCGGCGACAAGTGGCATGGGTGCGCCTTCCCTAAGTATTGTGGTGAATGAGTTAGTGCAGTTGGGAATTCGGCAAATTATTCGCGTCGGAACTTGCGGTTCGATCCAAGACTACGTACCAGCAGGAAGTATTGTCATCAGTCAGGCGGCTTTGTGCCGTCAGGGTGCAGCCAACGATATTGCACCTGTAGAATATCCCGCCGCCGCCGATCCTTTCCTCACGGTGGCTTTAGTCCAGGCAGCACGGGAGTTAGGAGTAGAGTATCATTTAGGAATTACAGCTTCGGTGGATACGTTCTATGAAGGGCAGGAACGAGTCGATTCTGCCAATCCGCATTTAATGCGATCGCTACAAGGCATCACAGCAGAATATAGACGGTTGAATATACTTAACTATGAAATGGAATCCGGTACGCTGTTTAAAATGGCAGGAGTTTATAACTTTGCCGCAGCTTGCATTTGTACTGTTGTTGCCCAGCGCCCAAGTAGCGAGGAGATATTATTAAAACAGCAAGAAGATTCAGGTGGTAATGCGATCGCTGTGGCGATTCGAGTTATAGAAAATTTAGCATAATACTCTGAATTAATCGGAATAGAGATGGATGGATTTTGAGGTGCTAGCCATGGAAGAATTACTAGAGTTAAAAGATTTACTGCTCAAAGGTGATGTCCCAGCAGCATTGAAGATTGTTGAAGAATTAGAAGAAATGAGCCGCAAAGATATAATTAAGACTATTCGCAGCTATGCCGTGATTTTACTGTTACATTTAATCAAGCAGCAGGCAGAAAACCGTACAACTCGTTTTTGGGAAGTTTCTATACGGAATTCGGTGCGAGAAATTCAAAGAGAAAATAAAAGGCGGAAAGCAGGGGGTTATTATTTAACTCCAGAAGAACTATTAGAAACTTTAGCAGAAGCATATCTCAATGCTATTGATGAGGCTTCTTTAGAAGTAGCAGAAGGACTTTACGAACCAGAAGCATTAGCAGAAATTGTCGATCGCGAAGTCATCCTCGATCGCGCTATGAGTTTGATATTACCGCAAGAGTGAATTGCCTTGACTAAACAACGACTCGATACTTTATTAGTAGAATTAAATTTATGTGCCTCTCGCCAGCAAGCACAACGACTGATTCAGGCGGGGGAAGTCATGGTCAATCGGCAAGTTATTGATAAAGCGGGTACGGAAATTGAAACCACCGCAAAAATTGAAATTAAAGCGCGATCGCCATATGTTTCTAGAGGTGGAGAAAAACTCGCCAAAGCTTTAGCTGAATTTACTATTTCTGTAACAGACAGAATTTGTTTAGATGGGGGAATATCGACGGGAGGCTTTACCGATTGCTTGTTGCAAGCGGGCGCAAAACAAGTTTACGGTGTCGATGTCGGTTACGGACAAGTCGAGTGGCGCTTGCGTAACGATCCGCGTGTCGTGTTGCGGGAACGGACGAATTTACGCCATCTCACCCCAGAAGAATTATATGGCAATGCAGCACCAGCTGATTTAGCCGTAGTTGATGTATCATTTATTTCCTTAACTAAAGTTTTGCCTGCATTGTGGCAACTTCTAAGCGAGCCTCGCGAGACGATATTATTAGTAAAACCTCAATTTGAAGTTGGGCGATCGCGGGTTGGTAAAAAAGGAGTCGTGCGCGATCCTAACGATCAAGCAGAGGCAGTTTTCCAAGTTCTCCAAACATCGCGAGAACTAGGCTGGCAATATTGCGGCTTAACCTGGTCGCCAATTCAGGGTCCAGCGGGAAACATTGAGTATTTATTATGGCTAGGGATGGAAAGCCAGACACCAGAACCCGAACTTCAGGCAATTCAACAGCTTGCTAGCAAAGCGCGGCAGCAATTTTCGAGTTAAAGATGCAAGACTTCCGTTTCTACAACTAGAATTAATGGGGGTAAAACGATTACAGTTATAAATACATGCCATCTTTAGAAGAAATTCTCGCGATCGCTCGTTCCGTTGGTTGGGGTGCATCCTATCTTCTCCGGTCTTATTATTATGGTGAAAATAAAGACAACCTAGACATTAAAGATAAGCAAGGAAGTCCCGTCACCTCAGCAGATTTAGCCGTGAATCGTTATATCCTCGATCGCCTGCAAACTAACTTGGGACAGGAAGAATTTGCTTATATTACCGAAGAGACTTATAAATCTTCTACACCACAGCCAACCAAATCTTGGGTTTGGATAATCGACCCTTTAGATGGTACGCGAGATTTTATCGACAAAACTGGAGAATATACAATTCACATTGCTTTGGTTAAAGATGGTCGTCCGGTATTATCAGTCGTAGCCTATCCAGAAGCAGAAAGACTTTATTTTGCTACATTAGGAGGCGGAACATTTGTTGAAACTCGCGATGGCAATATTCAACAAGTAAAAGTTTCTCGACGGCACAATATTGAAGAATTTACAATAGTTGTGAGTCGTTCACATAGAGGTAAGAAATTAGAGAAAATTCTATCTAAATTACTATGTAAAAAACAAAAGAGTGTGGGTAGTATTGGTGGAAAAATAGCTGCTATTGTCGAACAACAAGCAGATGTTTATATTTCTCTTTCTGGTAACTCCGCCCCTAAAGATTGGGACTTAGCCGCACCAGAGTTGATTCTTACAGAAGCTGGAGGAAAACTAACACACTTTGATGGAACTCCTTTAATTTATAACAAAGAAGATGTCAGTCAATGGGGCGGTCTAATTGCTAGTAATGGTGAGTGTCACGATCGATTGTGCGCTGAAGCTGAAAGAATATTAGTAGAAATAGAAAATGAGGCGATTTAAACGCTCTTGAGAACGGTGTCATAACCTCGCGATCGCCTGCCTTCTGCTTTCTGACCCAAAAATCATCCTAGAGAAATTTTTTATCTTCGGTAATTCTCGTTACATTGAAAGATAGGATGCACTGAAGCCGTGCTAGGAGAGAACCGTATGGATGCAGAGACAAAACAGGAACAATCCCATTCAGCCCATAACGGCAAAAACCACAACACTCCAGAAATGGGTGGTGGATTACCTGTCATCCAGTATTGGGCAGAACATACGTTGTCTCCAGAGGGTCCGAAACTGTGGCAAACTCTATTACATAAAAGCTCTTGCCTATCTTGTGCTTGGGGAACGGGCGGACAAAAAGGCGGGTTTCACAACGAACTAGACGAACCGCTACAACGCTGCATGAAGAGTGTAGAGGCTATTTCTGCCGAACTCCAGCCCCCAGTAGAAAAGCATTTTTTCGATCGCCACACGATTACCGAACTCCAGCAGCTGTCGTCTTTAGAAGCAGATCGTCTTGGTCGTCTCAGCTTTCCTGTCATTTTACGTGAAGGTAAGTCTCATTACGAACGCATTTCTTGGGAAGAGATTTATCAAATTGCCGAAACAGCTTTTCGCCACCCTCCAGAACGAGTTGCGTCCTATAGTTCGGGGCGATCGTCTAACGAAGCGGCATTTTTGTTGCAATTAACGATCCGGGCTTTGGGATCGAACCATTTAGCGGATTGCTCCGATTTATGCCACGTTCCTTCTACCGTAGGTTTGAAGGAGATGTTTGGTTCTGGTACTTCAATGGTAAGTTTAGATAGTCTGAAGAAGGCAGACTGTGTAGTGTTAATTGGCTCGAATGCGCCTGCAAACCACCCGCGTTTGATGAACGAATTAATTCAACTACGCGATCGCGGTGGTAAAGTTATTGTGGTCAATCCAGTTGTAGAAGTTGGGTTAGTTAAATTCGCCTCACCTGCATACCCGCTTAAATCTCTCTTCACCGGATCGGATATTTCTTCACTCTATCTTCAGTTGATTCCTGGTAGTGATGTTGCTTTATTTGTGGGGATTCAAAAAGCATTAATCGAACAAAATTCCATTCAAATTGATTATCTGCGCGAGCGCACTGAAAATTGGGAAGCTGTGGTAGATTATGCTATTTCTACTGAATGGGAAACTATTGTAGCTACTTGCGGCATTTCCAAAGCAGAAATTGCAGCAGCAGCCCGCATTATCGGGACTGCAAAAGGTGTAGTATTTGCTTGGGCAATGGGGGCGACACAACACGAAAATGGGGTAGATAACGTCTATGCGATCGCCAATACAGCCTTAATCACAGGCAATGCAGGTAAAGACGGTGCTGGCACGATGCCGATTCGCGGACACTCTAACGTACAAGGGTTTGGCTCGATGGGTGTCACGGCAAAATTGAAGCCAGAAATTCAACAAACTTTAGAAAAATTGTTAGGGCGATCGCTCAATCGCAATCCAGGCTATCGCGCCCGTAATTTAATCGACGCTGCGGATGCGGGTGAGGTAGATTCGTTAATTTGTGTTGGTGGTAATTTATATGCTGCTAACCCAGATTTAACCCAAGCTAAGCGGGCATTAGGTAATATTGAAACCATTATCTACCTCGCAACAAAACCAAATTTAGGACATTTTCACGGCTTAGCTAAGAAAAATACAATTATCGTTCCAGTATTTAATAGATTTGAAAATCCGCATAAAACAACGACTGAATCTGGTAATAATTTTGTCCGGCTCAACGATGAAGGTAATACCCATATTAAAGACGGAGATTTAATTTCAGAAGTCGAATTTATCACGGAATTAGCCCATCGACTTCACGGGGAAGATCCGATTCAATGGCGCAAACTTCAAGATACAAAATACGTGCGTCAATTAATTGCTCAAACCATCCCTGGTTTCGAGCAAATGGCAACTATTGACGAAACTAAAGAAGAATTTACTATTGGCGGACGCATCTTTAAACAACCTAAATTTGCCACCCCGTCGGGTAAAGCCAAAATGTTTGTTACGCTTTTACCCCAACTGCACGCACCACAACCGCAAGATTTTGGTATCTGTGAATCTACTCGCGGAATTAGCTTAATTTTGATGACTGGACGCAGTTATTCACAACATAATACTGTAGTGTACAAAGAAGGCGATCGCTATCGGGGAATGCCGCACCGAAATTGTATTTTAATGCATTCAGCTGATGCCGAAACAGCAGGATTGCAAGAGCATCAGCGCGTCACGGTGCAGTGTGATGCAGGCAAAATGGAAAATGTCGAGATTATTTTTGGTTCCGTGCGACAAGGAACTGCTTTCATGTTTTATCCCGAAGTCAATGCTATTTTCAAGGCAAGGATCGATCCCAAATGTGGAATTCCAGCCTTTAAGCGAGTGCCTATTTTTGTGTATGCTTAGCGATGCCGATTAAAACGGAATCCAATCTACAACGTTAATCCACTCCTCAGCCTCGCTGGTTTCCCAAAATAAATATATATTGTCTGCTAACTTTCCAATTGAAGTTTGAGGACGTACCCAAAACAACCCCCATATTGTTCTACCTACTGCCCAGTGAGCCTCTAAATGCTCTGGCATCGACTTACGATTGTCAGTGATTAAAAGTCGTTGCGATGTCTCAACATAAATCAAAATTTCTGGATCGAGAGTTCCAAAATCAGGTGCGTTTGGCTCGCCTACACCTAAAATGTCTACCGATGGATTGAGCCGTAAAACTGCGAATTTAATTTGCTTCGATAAATTTTCATCCAATAGAAACCGAATTTTCACGAATGCCCTGCCCGTTCTTTTTCCCTCTGAGCTTTTAATACTCTGATTCTTGCCACAACAGGCGCAGGTTTTTGGATAAGAGATTGCTGGTAGCGATCTTCTCGCCAAGCATTCAGCCGTTTTAGGTAAGCATCTACTTCAATTTTATTGTGTAGGTAGTATGTAATTGTGGCGTAAATCTGCTCTAAATCTAGGGTAGGAAAGTGTTCCTGAATAGCTTCTGGCGTACATCCTTGTAGATAATATTCAATTACATTATCAATACCAATACGGTGTCCTTTAATACGGATATCGTCTGGATTGAGAAACTCAAAATAATCTTCTAGTAGCATTGAGAGAACCTACGTAGCGAATCGCCATTATTGCAATTATAATCTATTTGTAGAGTTTAACTCCTTTCTCTTACCAGTTTCGTGAGATAACAACGTAATCTTTAACAATATGCAAGCAAGTGATTTTAAGACAGTCAGGAAAATGGCAATGAACTGCATCGCGTACCATCTCTCGTAGGGCTTTTATGTCATCTGCTTGAGTAAAAATAGACTCGCCCAACGCTATAGCAGTGTAGCCACCTTCGGGATCGTCTTCAACTAAAAAAACAATTTCAGTCATTTTATATGAGTAGTTATAAAATTTGCTTGATTTAATTATGTGCAATTTTGCTTGTTATTGATGATTGAATCTATTCAGCATTTGCTCTTGCAATTTGCTGTGCTTGCGATTCTAAGCCTTTCAAAGACTGACATAGCTTTCTCTGTTTAATCGGCTCGATTTCTCTAAGAATTTGTTTGCGGATTTGATGCATTTTGAGATGTTGTTTGTTTGGTAACTTTAATTTACCATTTTTGAGTATAATTCCAGTAATCTTACTCACACCTTTTCCAGCATAACGCTTTTCTTTATTCTTATTATCACGTAAACCATAGCGATAAAATTGAGTTTTAATCTGCCATATTAGTTTATCTGATATACTCTCGCCCGATATTGTTATATCATCCATATAGACAGTTAGAATGCAATTTGCTTCCTTAGCAATCTTATCAAGAGTATCCCACATATCTATATGTCCAAAATATGAAAGTAAAGGGCTTGATGGACTACCAGTTGGTAAGCAATTTTTAAAAGTTAAAAGTCTAGTTAAAAGATTGGCAACATCTGGAGAGCATTTCATCCGCTGGTGAAAGAACCAATAAATGCGTCCCGACGGTGTAGAAGAAAAGTAATCTTTAATATCAAGACTCCTAACTACTACACTGTTCGCATGACTTTGTGCGTTGCTAACGTAAGAGCGATGTTTAGCTGGAGCATGTATGAAGTTCGGTAGCTTTATTCGTATCAAAAGTTGTTCAATTCGTTTTTGAACCCGTTTTAGCTCAGGTCTTGGCTCTTCTATATGACGAACTTTACCTCTTTTCAGATCGACTTTATCTTGTTCTATGTAGAGCTTTTCCGATTGAGCTAGTTTTTTGAGCTTTGTTAAACTGATTTCTAACAGATTTGCTAGCTTTTTTTTAGACTGTAAGCAATAGAAAGGTGACTGGTTAAGATGATATTGCTTGAATTTACTCTTCAACATAAGAAGAACCAGACCTTTCAGCAATGAAATTGAGTATTGTCAGAATTTTTGAAGATACAAATGTTCTTAACTTCTCTGTTCTAGTGGTAGTGGTTAAGTTTTCTGAAAAAAACATAATTGAGGATACAGGTATATCGAAACTCTTGGAATAGCGATTAAGAAGATCGATTGTAGGAGTTTTTTTTCCTGTTTCAATTTCTGAAAGATATGATTTGGATATTCCTAGTTTTTCCGCTAACTCCTTTTGCGATAAATCATGGAATATCCTCATCAACCTTAGAGCTTCATTTAGCATCTTTACCTCCTTAGATAGAGGGTTCTAGAAATATGTAGGAGGAGGTTAGCAATCTAGTCTTACTCTTGCCAAGTCTCAAATAGCTGCTTCAATATATTGAAAATTACTATACCGAGTTGGAATAATAGACGAAGCACTTGAGGATTGCGAAGCCATTTCAGCCATCGCTTCCTTTCACGCTTTTTGGACTGCTCCTACCGTTTGTTGGTTGAATAGTTAATCATTTCGATCTCCTATATTGATGTTCGTTTGCACTCCTTACAAAACCGTAAAGGAGCGTCCCCCAAACGAAACAGGAGAACGGCAGTTTTAACCAAAACCCCTTACACCGCGCAGCTATTCCCCTAGCTGCGCCTACTCGTGTTTTCCCTGTCGCCTACTTTTGCTGTCGCTGATGTAGGACTATAGAGTTACTAACGAATGATGTAGAAGATAAGCAGACTTACCTTCCTCAGATCGCAGAAGCGATCCAACGAACAGGGGAATATCTCCTTGAACCAACTAAAATGCAATATAGCATAAATTTTGAGAACTTTGTTCGCTATCAGCGAATATTGCGATAAATTTACTACGATCGCTAACAATGCTACGCTATTAACCCGTAATCTTTCAGACTTCGGACAAATTGTAGATTTGTATGTTGAGGACTGGACAGCATAAGCCGACAGTTGTATCTGCTATCTTTATTGGGGAAGTAGAGCGATCGCCACTATCGATAACAGATAAAGTATAACCAGTAGTATCCTAGAACTAGGAATACCAAGTGTGCGTATTAGTATGAATTTCTCGCCCCGACTGCAACAAGAAGTTGAAAAATGGGCAAGCCGTCAAGGAATCTCAGCTGAAGAGTTTATTTTGATAGCAGTTGCAGATAAGATTAATGCTTTAGATCGTCAAGCTGCCCAAAAGAACAACGATCTACAAGACTCTGAAGCAATAAGTGGAGAATCACCCCAGCAGCCAAAAGCCTATCGTAAAGAAGGTATTTTAGTTCTAGATGTCGAGCTACCAAAAAATTTCGATCTCAATGCCGCGATTGATGAATTGCGAGAAGAACGCATTCGGGAACAGATAGATTTGTGAGAGTTTTGTTTGATACTTCTGTTTTGGTTGCTGCAATACTTGTCAGTCATCCTCAGCATCCCGCTTGCTTTGCTCGATTAAAAGCAGCAGAATCTAGGCAAGTTCTAGGTTTTGTTTCAACTCACAGTCTGGCAGAAATATATTCTGTTATGACTCGTCTTCCAGTTCAGCCTCGTATTACTCCTCATCAAGCTCAAAGTGCGATCGCAGATGTTTCACAATATCTTGAGATAGTTCCTTTACTTTCCGATGAATATCTAGCAGCGATCGCCCAAATGGTAGCCATAAATGTTCCAGGTGGTGGCATTTTTGATGCTTTGATTGCTCAAGCTGCCTTGAAAGCACATGTAAACATTCTCCTAACATTGAATCCAAATCATTTTACTCGCCTCGGAAATGCGATCGCCAATCTCGTACAAGTTCCTAAGTAAAATTTTAGTAGAGCGATCGCTATACTATACTAGAGTGACGAGCGATCGCATATGCAAAATACATCTGAATATCTCTGTGCTTATTGTGGCGAATCTAATTCCACGTTTGTCGATATTAGTGGGGGAATGCAGCAATCTTATGTGGAAGACTGCCAAGTTTGCTGTCAGCCTAACGTACTTTATATTTATATTGACGAGGACAATTTAGAAATAGAAATTAGTAGCGAACCTGAAAGTTAAACTTATTTTTTACTAATAAAACTGATTTAACTGGACGCTGAATTTGTTTGCCGTTAGCATCTATTTTACCAGAAAAAGTTTTGCCCTGGTAGTAAAGAGCTGAGGAACTCCCACCATTGAGTTGAAATGGACAAGGTATGAACTATGCTGGATGATAGAGCGTGCCTTTGGTAGCGAATAGTTTCTGTTGCTGTAGTTGATAGGGAGGGTGTTGAAATATGGGACGATCAAAATAACAACC from Chroococcidiopsis sp. SAG 2025 harbors:
- a CDS encoding nucleoside phosphorylase, giving the protein MTSQRLYHLGFGRDDLGAVPPTIALLSGDPERSHFIAKTYLQGDRLLSTNRGLNSYIGNLANGRSLLAATSGMGAPSLSIVVNELVQLGIRQIIRVGTCGSIQDYVPAGSIVISQAALCRQGAANDIAPVEYPAAADPFLTVALVQAARELGVEYHLGITASVDTFYEGQERVDSANPHLMRSLQGITAEYRRLNILNYEMESGTLFKMAGVYNFAAACICTVVAQRPSSEEILLKQQEDSGGNAIAVAIRVIENLA
- a CDS encoding DUF433 domain-containing protein, coding for MLLEDYFEFLNPDDIRIKGHRIGIDNVIEYYLQGCTPEAIQEHFPTLDLEQIYATITYYLHNKIEVDAYLKRLNAWREDRYQQSLIQKPAPVVARIRVLKAQREKERAGHS
- a CDS encoding 2-oxoisovalerate dehydrogenase E1 subunit beta translates to MTEIVFLVEDDPEGGYTAIALGESIFTQADDIKALREMVRDAVHCHFPDCLKITCLHIVKDYVVISRNW
- a CDS encoding CPXCG motif-containing cysteine-rich protein → MQNTSEYLCAYCGESNSTFVDISGGMQQSYVEDCQVCCQPNVLYIYIDEDNLEIEISSEPES
- a CDS encoding 3'(2'),5'-bisphosphate nucleotidase CysQ — protein: MPSLEEILAIARSVGWGASYLLRSYYYGENKDNLDIKDKQGSPVTSADLAVNRYILDRLQTNLGQEEFAYITEETYKSSTPQPTKSWVWIIDPLDGTRDFIDKTGEYTIHIALVKDGRPVLSVVAYPEAERLYFATLGGGTFVETRDGNIQQVKVSRRHNIEEFTIVVSRSHRGKKLEKILSKLLCKKQKSVGSIGGKIAAIVEQQADVYISLSGNSAPKDWDLAAPELILTEAGGKLTHFDGTPLIYNKEDVSQWGGLIASNGECHDRLCAEAERILVEIENEAI
- a CDS encoding FdhF/YdeP family oxidoreductase, with translation MDAETKQEQSHSAHNGKNHNTPEMGGGLPVIQYWAEHTLSPEGPKLWQTLLHKSSCLSCAWGTGGQKGGFHNELDEPLQRCMKSVEAISAELQPPVEKHFFDRHTITELQQLSSLEADRLGRLSFPVILREGKSHYERISWEEIYQIAETAFRHPPERVASYSSGRSSNEAAFLLQLTIRALGSNHLADCSDLCHVPSTVGLKEMFGSGTSMVSLDSLKKADCVVLIGSNAPANHPRLMNELIQLRDRGGKVIVVNPVVEVGLVKFASPAYPLKSLFTGSDISSLYLQLIPGSDVALFVGIQKALIEQNSIQIDYLRERTENWEAVVDYAISTEWETIVATCGISKAEIAAAARIIGTAKGVVFAWAMGATQHENGVDNVYAIANTALITGNAGKDGAGTMPIRGHSNVQGFGSMGVTAKLKPEIQQTLEKLLGRSLNRNPGYRARNLIDAADAGEVDSLICVGGNLYAANPDLTQAKRALGNIETIIYLATKPNLGHFHGLAKKNTIIVPVFNRFENPHKTTTESGNNFVRLNDEGNTHIKDGDLISEVEFITELAHRLHGEDPIQWRKLQDTKYVRQLIAQTIPGFEQMATIDETKEEFTIGGRIFKQPKFATPSGKAKMFVTLLPQLHAPQPQDFGICESTRGISLILMTGRSYSQHNTVVYKEGDRYRGMPHRNCILMHSADAETAGLQEHQRVTVQCDAGKMENVEIIFGSVRQGTAFMFYPEVNAIFKARIDPKCGIPAFKRVPIFVYA
- a CDS encoding type II toxin-antitoxin system VapC family toxin, translating into MRVLFDTSVLVAAILVSHPQHPACFARLKAAESRQVLGFVSTHSLAEIYSVMTRLPVQPRITPHQAQSAIADVSQYLEIVPLLSDEYLAAIAQMVAINVPGGGIFDALIAQAALKAHVNILLTLNPNHFTRLGNAIANLVQVPK
- a CDS encoding DUF5615 family PIN-like protein; this encodes MKIRFLLDENLSKQIKFAVLRLNPSVDILGVGEPNAPDFGTLDPEILIYVETSQRLLITDNRKSMPEHLEAHWAVGRTIWGLFWVRPQTSIGKLADNIYLFWETSEAEEWINVVDWIPF
- a CDS encoding reverse transcriptase family protein — protein: MLKSKFKQYHLNQSPFYCLQSKKKLANLLEISLTKLKKLAQSEKLYIEQDKVDLKRGKVRHIEEPRPELKRVQKRIEQLLIRIKLPNFIHAPAKHRSYVSNAQSHANSVVVRSLDIKDYFSSTPSGRIYWFFHQRMKCSPDVANLLTRLLTFKNCLPTGSPSSPLLSYFGHIDMWDTLDKIAKEANCILTVYMDDITISGESISDKLIWQIKTQFYRYGLRDNKNKEKRYAGKGVSKITGIILKNGKLKLPNKQHLKMHQIRKQILREIEPIKQRKLCQSLKGLESQAQQIARANAE
- a CDS encoding dynamin family protein, with translation MNYKVETENFLKDLERVAQVRVEVANYLEQMAETIELAELEGKISSGGLGLNSHLEDMKAVENNLRQGVFRFLVLENMKQDKSTFLNALLGENLLSSNINSCTAVLTILRYGKEKKVTVYFNDDTKSEQLDFQQFIQTYTLDPSEAKQLEQDDRQAFPNVSYAVVEYPLPLLEKGIEIIDSPGLNEPEARLEGTGFPEFLGSLNTFLTKERAIAQLRQARTIACQAYTRTHEAIERRIPLLAQDVDRLKRKINSVEPEFKKLTGIRDRFQQEIRSMRDIQAKGIADSFRNYILNLGNTFETDFPRDRLDLKLFDFLSKNKRDAFNAALKKAFEQYINDKLSNWTLSAEKNLNTAFNQLTVSATRYGESYSQITDEITEKITEQKVVANPNSTAEDDKTPTWTKWAMGLFSLTRGNLAEVAIAGAGFDWKNSLFNYVAVIGIGNIISAAARIFLEPTGLALIGLGVGFVQADRARQELVEMTEKELIKHLPQLASEQWLAVYNGVKEYFDAYEREVTKRIDDDITSRKSELDNLVKQKETFEINRDAEVQRLQKLNGEVAIKSQQIERIFQKLSSASA
- a CDS encoding helix-turn-helix transcriptional regulator; translation: MLNEALRLMRIFHDLSQKELAEKLGISKSYLSEIETGKKTPTIDLLNRYSKSFDIPVSSIMFFSENLTTTTRTEKLRTFVSSKILTILNFIAERSGSSYVEE
- a CDS encoding DUF29 family protein → MEELLELKDLLLKGDVPAALKIVEELEEMSRKDIIKTIRSYAVILLLHLIKQQAENRTTRFWEVSIRNSVREIQRENKRRKAGGYYLTPEELLETLAEAYLNAIDEASLEVAEGLYEPEALAEIVDREVILDRAMSLILPQE
- a CDS encoding TlyA family RNA methyltransferase codes for the protein MTKQRLDTLLVELNLCASRQQAQRLIQAGEVMVNRQVIDKAGTEIETTAKIEIKARSPYVSRGGEKLAKALAEFTISVTDRICLDGGISTGGFTDCLLQAGAKQVYGVDVGYGQVEWRLRNDPRVVLRERTNLRHLTPEELYGNAAPADLAVVDVSFISLTKVLPALWQLLSEPRETILLVKPQFEVGRSRVGKKGVVRDPNDQAEAVFQVLQTSRELGWQYCGLTWSPIQGPAGNIEYLLWLGMESQTPEPELQAIQQLASKARQQFSS